In Leptolyngbya sp. NIES-2104, the genomic window AAGAAAAGCGATTACTAAACTTTACCTAGATTAGCGCTGAGTAAGATCAATCTTTGTCATTAGGGAATACTGAAGCCGTGTTGACTCGTCACCAGTGAACTCAAGCTCGCGGTTTCAACCGCCTCGGTAACGTTTAGGAGAAGCAACATGGCAAAATGGTTTCGGCGATTGGCAGAAGTTCCTGGTGTTAAATATCAAGGTAGCCCTGGTATCAACCGATCGCGCTTGCCAGAACACAATGCCGCCCCCAAAATTAGCACGTATAATTTCGACGGTAAACGGCACGACTCCATGATGTGGGCAACTGCGGAAGGCAGCACTTCAGCTTCACCCGCACACCGCTGGCAAACTCATCCTCGACCCAATGAAACCAAAGGACAAACTGCTCTACGGCAACTGCACGAAACGCTGGAGCTTCCGGGTATATTAAGTGATTACCATTTTGCTATCCAGAATTGCCACCAAGCACTCTGGAAACAGCGCCGGAACAAACCGTGGGTGCTAGCTGAAATTGAGCGGCTGTGTTGGTTGGATATTCAACTGGTCGAGGCGCATCCCGCGATCGCTTCTCTCGAAAGAGAAGACACAACCCAATCCATTGCTATTCTGGCTTTTGGTCAGTTAATTCGACTGTATGAGCGCGAGGGCAATCTCTACGAAGCTCTTGCAGTCGCGCAGCGGGCAGAACGCTTTCAGCAAGGCAAGATCCATTTAGAAAATCTCCAGCCCCGAATTGCCCAATTGGAATCAGAGGATGCAGTCTGAAGTGCCACTCTACCAATCGCTGACTTCGGATTCTTTCCTAGAGTACGCCTTTCTGCGATGGGTTTTGGCACCTGCTGTCAAAACCTCCATCCGAGAATGGGTTGTTCCACAACAGAGAATTACCGTTGCAGATCGCACCTACCGCGTAGATTACGCCATTCGTGGGCAAGATTTGAACATTGCGATCGAACTCGATGGTTTTGCTTTCCACGCCGATCGCAGCGCGTTTAGCTACGATCGACTGCGCCAGAATGATCTTCACACGGTGGGCTGGCTCGTCATTCGGTTTTCCTACGACTCAATTCGACTCGATACTGCCCGATGCGTCGCTCAACTCCAGGGCATTCTGTCCCGTGATCCCCTGCTAGCGACTTCCCTAATTGAAAATCCTGTGATTGAACGACCTGATATGGAACCAACGCCGCTGTTTAGCTTTTCCCCATCACCGACTGCAATTTGTCAAGTAACTGACTCGTATTTTGGCTCTGTTCGGAACAAGCTAAATCTCAAGACGCTGCGTGACTGCCAGAATCAAGCATTAGCTGCCTTAGGTAACTACTTCAGCACCGGAGAACGTCGAGCCGCCTGTGTAATGTCAGTCGGCGCAGGAAAAACTGCCCTTGGCGTTGCAACTTGTCTAGCGTTCGCTCAACGTCGAGCAATGGTGATCACTCCAGGCAGCGTCATTCGAGGCACATTTGATAAAGCTTTTGATCATCAATCAGTTGGCAATGTCCTGTACGGTTTACACGGTGGTCCACTGATTCCAGGTTGTAAGCCTCCCCAAGTTTTGACACTTGATCGGGAAGATGGTCCAATCCGATCCGTGCAGCGTGAGGATCTACTGAAAGCAGATGTCATCATCACGAATTTCCACTCTTTGGGCAGTGGTGATGACGAAGACGATTTGCTGTTTAAGCTAGAATCCGACGACATCGATTTTATTGTTGTCGATGAAGCGCATATCGCTGCTGCGGAATCTTATCAGCGGGCGTTCCAACACTTCCCGAAGGCTCGTTCTCTGCTGATGTCTGCTTGCTTTCAGCGG contains:
- a CDS encoding DEAD/DEAH box helicase family protein translates to MQSEVPLYQSLTSDSFLEYAFLRWVLAPAVKTSIREWVVPQQRITVADRTYRVDYAIRGQDLNIAIELDGFAFHADRSAFSYDRLRQNDLHTVGWLVIRFSYDSIRLDTARCVAQLQGILSRDPLLATSLIENPVIERPDMEPTPLFSFSPSPTAICQVTDSYFGSVRNKLNLKTLRDCQNQALAALGNYFSTGERRAACVMSVGAGKTALGVATCLAFAQRRAMVITPGSVIRGTFDKAFDHQSVGNVLYGLHGGPLIPGCKPPQVLTLDREDGPIRSVQREDLLKADVIITNFHSLGSGDDEDDLLFKLESDDIDFIVVDEAHIAAAESYQRAFQHFPKARSLLMSACFQRLDGRPIDADVVYRYRLIDSIADGHAKNLRVQRFAPDVEQTTYEMLWSDGSREEIVGREALLELVKDERKLARITAKSDASIRQLMRVVRAALDEQVSLLYPVKPRVLFSALGERHAEQIARVANEYGIPCDYLHHSMTESRIRSIRDRFEQDSGDLQGIVQLKMLGQGYDFPPITIVVPMRPYGSFSEFYQFVGRGIRVLQHPALLGRVEPGQQFLDIIYHAEFGLDHHIETIYRENDMDPLTVHELPADWRSSTSEAEFPGIRGRNVAARPEAFVLFEQGEIDRRIVHDEERIEQRKAEREEEALAQRYAAYAQSTLQPVSFEQFKQIVRLMHES